Within the Sulfurospirillum barnesii SES-3 genome, the region GCCACGGGAGTGTGCCATCAAAAGAGTGGCATTTTGCGCTTTGGCTTTTGTCTGCCACGCATCAAACCAACTCTTTAAAATCGGCTCGTAAATATCAAAACTAAGCCCCTCTATACCATCTTCATCACGCACGATGCCCACAAAAGGAATAAACGCACCGTAGTTTTTATCGCTGATTTGATCGTACCAAGAAGCGAGAATATGCTTTACATGTAAAGATCCATCATGAAGTTCTAACATCCCTCAACCTCCACATACAGGAGGTAGTAAAGAGATTTTATCGTTTGAAGTAACAGGCATGTCTAGGGTACAAACCAGCGTATCATTAAGCGCTACCGCACAAATAGCAAGCCACTCTTGAAGCTCTTTATCATCTTGAAAAAGGGTTTTAAGTTCAGTGAGATTTACAATATCCACTTCAATACTAGGACGACCAATGGGTCCTAAAAATTCAACTTTTGCCACAATACATCCTTGATTTTTACATGTAAGACGTATTGGAGGGCAAATCCCTCCAACCGTTTTATATTGGTAATATTCGTATATTTTTGCTTAATTTCTCTTGCAGTACGGCTTCAATTGCAAAAAGAGTGCCCGTAGAACTACTAGCACACCCACTACATGCACCCAAATAACGGATGTAAACATCGGTCATACCATCATCACCCTCTTTGATGTCAAGAATTTCAAGATTTCCACCATCCATCACAAGCATTGGACGAATGTTTTCATCAATGACGGCTTCGATTTGTTGGAATTTCTTAACCACCGTCAATTCTTCAAAAGCGATACTACTTCCACCTTCAACCTGCGCATTTGAAATGGCTAAAAGACGGTCATGTTCCATCTCTGCTCTGGTATCTTTGAGAATATCCACCAAATAATACTCTCTGTCCTCATGCCCACCAGGCTTCACACAGGATTTACAAAATGCACCTGCCTTAGTGTAGTTCGTAATCTCTTCCACCGTTGTTAGGTTATTAAGACGAATTACTTCTTTAATCGTTCCAAGGCTCACACGTGCACATTCGCACACGATGATTTCATCTTCAAACGAAGCTGCATCCACACCTTTAAATGAAGCTGCTGCTGCTTTAATGACATCATACGCCATAACAGAACAGTGCATTTTTTGCGGAGGAACAGCAGGGATGTCAGGATTATCACGCATTGCTTTTTCAACGTCAATATTCGTAATTTTAACCGCTTCAGAAACCGTTTTGCCAATGCACAACTCTGCCATCGTGTCAGAACTGGCAATGGCGGTACCACAGCCAAAACTTTTAAATTTCGCTGCTTTAATCACTTCTGTGGCTTCATCCACAATCCAATACAGCCTCACCGCATCGCCACAACTCTCTGCACCAAAATCTGCAATAATGAGCTTTCCGCCCATATTTTTAGCGTCTTCTTCGGTAAGTTGTCCCATATTTTTGGGGTTGTTCATCAAATCTTGTACTTTTTGGCTGTACTCCTCCCAAATAGAGCCGCCAATTAAACTATTTTTTCCCATTTTTTATCCTTTAAAATCTTTACATGTAAATGAAACTATTCTCTTACAACTTACTTACGTGCCACTCTGGAGCGTACGCATAAGTACTTGAAATCGCACGAAGTCTGACAACCGCTTTATTGATAATATCAATGGCATAATCAATCTCAGCTTCGGTCGTAAAACGAGATAAAGAGAGACGAAGCGCTGTATGCGCCAAATCTGCTTCTGCGCCAATGGCTTCCATAACAGAATTGGACTCAAGCGCTTCACTCGCACACGCACTTCCCGTGCTCGCACCTATACCGTTTTGATTCAAATCCCATAGCATCGCCTCACCCTCAATACCTTTGACACTAATCAAAATTGTATTGGGAACACGTTGTTCTTTGGTTCCAACCACAAAGGTTTCAGGAATTTGAAGCAAGGCATCTTCAAGCTTATCCCGTAAATATCTCACACTGCTTTTTTCAAAATCAAGCGCTTCAACGGCAAGCTCCATCGCTCTACCCATTCCTACAATTCCAGCAACATTAAGGGTTCCACTACGGCGTCCACCCATGTGTTCTCCTCCATGGAAGAAAGGGGACAAGACTTGTCCATTGCGAATGTAAAGTCCTCCAACACCTTTAGGTCCATGAAACTTATGCGCTGAAAAGCTTAAAAAATCAACATTGGCTTTTTTAACATCGACAGCAACTTTACCAATTGCTTGTACCGCATCGGTATGAAAAAGTACACCTTTCTCTTTGCAAAGTGCTCCAATTTCTTCAATAGGAAAAAGCATTCCCGTTTCATTGTTCGCCCACATAATGGAAACAAGTGCTGTTTTATCTGTAAGCGCATTTTTAAGATCTTCAACATTGATGATACCATCGGTATTCACAGGAAGATAGGTCACTTTAACGCCTAGACTTTCTAAAAATTTACAGGTTGCGCCAACGGCTGGATGTTCTACTTCACTGGTAATAATATGATTTTTTTCACCGTTTAAAATATAATCATTATAGATGCTTTTAAGCACCCAATTGTTGCTTTCTGTTGCGCAAGATGTGATAACAATGTCATCATCATCACTAGCATTAATACCCGCATAGAGTTGATCCATTGCTTTGCGAAGGGCTGGATGGCTCTCACTGCCAAATTCATGCAACGAATTTGGATTGCCATACATCTGACAAAAATAAGGCACCATATCTGCAAACACCTTAGGGTCAACGATGGTTGTTGCATTATTATCTAAATAGACTCTCATTCTCTTCTCTCTCCATTTCTATATAGGATAAAGTTTACCCTAATTAATTTCTGAATACTATTACTTTCTATATTAAAAAATACTAAAATAATTTCACTATCACGCAATGATTTGTTTTAGCTCATTAATCGTCACATCAAACGCAACGACCTCTTCGGGAGTTTGCTGTAAAAAACCATTCATTTTCTCTTTTTTCGCAATGGCCAAATCCAATTCTTTATCATTCCCTTTTTCATAGGCTCCAATACGAATTAAAACTTCATTCTCCTTCAAAATGGAATTTAAACGCTTAAAACGCATCGCCGCTTTTTTATGATCCCCATCAATCACATCACCCATAACCCTTGAGGCACTGTTTTGAATATTAATTGGTGGGTAAATCCCATAATCGGTTAATTCCCTGCTCAACACAATATGCCCATCTAAAATACTGCGTGATTGATCCGCAATCGGGTCACTTAAGTCGTCACCCTCAACCAAAACGGTAAAGAATGCCGTAATAGAACCTTTACCCTCTTCCTTACCCGCCCGCTCCATCAACTGTGGCAAAAGTGATAACACAGAGGGTGGATACCCTTTAGAAGTAGGCGGTTCACCCAATGCTAGCCCAATCTCTCGTTGCGCCATGGCAAAACGGGTCACGGAGTCCATCATAAACAGAACATCTCTGCCTTGATTTTTGAAATACTCTGCCACACTCATCGCACTAAAAGCTCCATATTTACGCATTAAAGGTGAATCATCACTGGTTGCAACGATAATCACGGTGTTTTCCAGATTGCCACCCAAGTTTTTTTCAATAAACTCAGGTACCTCACGTCCACGCTCGCCAATGAGCGCCACCACTTTAATAGGCGCTTCAGAACCTCGTACAATCATCCCCATAAGCGTTGACTTACCCACGCCACTGCCTGCAAAAATGCCCATTTTTTGACCTTTCCCACAGGTAAGGAGCCCATCAATTGTCTTGACCCCTACACGGAATGGCTCTGTAATCAACCCTCGCTTCATTGCATCAAGAGGTGCTTTCATAATGGGTGCTTGTGAACTTGCACCTATCGTTCCTTTGCCATCTTTTGGGCGAATAAACGGATCAACCACTCGACCCAAAAGCTCTTCACCTACAGGAATCATCATCCCTTGTTCGCTAATAAAGACTTTATCACCAATTTTAAACCCTTCAATAAAGCCAAAAGGAGAGATAAAAAAAGCATTGCGATCTACCTCTGTAACCATACCTAATTCACTTTTTGGACTATCCAAAGAGACCAAATTAACAATATCACCAATACTCGGACGAAGCCCACATGCTTCGATGGTGGTAGAGCTGATTTTGGTAATGGTACCAAACATAGGGGAGAGGCTTTTGGCTTGAAGTTTTGTTTTAAGACGGGAAAGGGGCATTAGTAGCGATTAGCCTGCGGTGCATTAATAATATCAAAAAACTCTTTTCTCGTATCTGCTTTTAAAAAGAGCCCACGCAATGCTGATGTGGTGGTATTGGAATGGGTCTTTTCAACCCCTCGCATCTCCATACACATGTGACGTGCCTGAATCACAACACCTACACCCTTAGGTGCGATGACATCATCAATCGCTTTGGCAATTTGTTCTGTGAGTTGTTCTTGAATTTGAAGACGACGTGCAAAAATATCAACCATACGAGGAATTTTTGAAAGACCCACCACTTTTCCATCGGGAATATATGCAACATGCGCACGTCCAATAATTGGCAAAAGATGGTGCTCACACATCGAATAGAATTCAATATCTTTAATTAAAACCATTTGATTATTGTCACTCTCAAAAAGAGCCTCGCCTAAAACTTCATTGGGACTTTGATGATACCCTTGTGTCATATATTCGTATGCCTTAAAAACACGTGTTGGTGTCTTTAAAAGCCCTTCTCGCTCTGTATTTTCGCCTATAATTTCTAACATTGTTTTTACAGCTTGTTCAAACTCTTCTTTTCTGTGCATCGGGATTCACTTTCATTAAAATTAAGACGACATATTTTATCTCTATTTTGCTTTTTAATGGATAAAAAGCGACTTAAAAGCAATTTTTTGGTATATTTGAGCAAAATTTTAACTCGAAAAGGGATTTTATGCAAATTAAAGTTAACCGTACCAATAGTGCCAATGCTGCTGTGGAAGCGACCATTTCACCTGCACTTTTACAAAAAAAAGAAGATAAGCTTGTTGCATCGGCTGCTTCAAATATGAAAGTGGATGGTTTTAGAAAAGGAAAGGTTCCTGCGCACGTCGTAAAAGCACGCTACGGCAAACAACTCAAAGATGATGCCCAAACAGAAGCACTTAGAGACCTTTATACCCAAGCATTAGCAGAGCTTAATGTCACAGCAGATTTAGTCGTAGGTGAGCCTAGCTTTTCTAAATTTGAAGAAAAAGAGGGTGGATTAGAGCTCATTATGAAACTCTCTTTCAAACCAAGTGTCAATGTGGAAGGATACAAAGAGTGTGTTCCTGAATACAAAGCACCAAAAGTTACTAAAAAAGAGATGAGTGAAAGACTTCAAAAAACATTAGCATTGATTGCAGATCTTAAAACGGTTGAAGAAAAAAGAGCCGTTAAATCAGGTGATTTTGTTGTCATTGATTTTGAAGGCTTTTTAGACGGTGTTGCCTTTGAAGGTGGTAAAGCAGAAGGATATACATTAGAAATCGGAAGCAACTCTTTCATTCCAGGTTTTGAAGAAGGTATTGTGGGCATGAAAGCTGGCAAAGAAAAAGAGATTCAACTTACTTTCCCTGAAAATTATGGCAACAAAGACCTTGCAGGTAAACCAACCGTTTTTAAAGTCACCGTTAAAGAGATAAAAGTCAAAGATGTTCCTGAAACCCCAAGTGAAGAGATGATTAAAAAATTACTTCCAGGTGTTGAAAATGCTTCTTTGGAAGTATTAGAAGAACAAATTGAAACAGAAATTCGCAACGAAAAATTAGCAAAACTTTTCAATGAAGAAGTTAAGCCTCAATTTGTTGAGAATGTTTTAGCAAAAATTGCACTGGATCTTCCAGAGAACATTGTGGATCAAGAAATTGATCTTCAAATGAGAGGTGTTTTTGGCAAGATGGATGAAGCAACTATTAAAGAGTATTCAGAAAACCCAGAAAAAATTAAAGAAAAAAGAGAAGAATTCAGAAACGATGCTGAAAAAAGCGTTAAATTAACCTTTATTGTTGATGAACTTGCACGTCAAGAAAACATTGTTGTAAACGACCAAGAAGTTCTTCAAATGATCTATTTTGAGGCAATGCAACAAGGTGCCAATCCAAAAGAATATTTAGAATTCTATCAAAAACAAGGTGTACTTCCAGCAATTAAAATGTCTATTATTGAAGAGAGACTCTTCAACCAACTTTTCACAAAAGGTAAGTAATGAGCTATTATGTTCCTGTCGTTATCGAAAAAACAGGGCGAGGTGAGAGAAGTTATGATATTTACTCACGCCTTTTAAAAGATCGTATTATCATGCTAAGTGGGGAGATTAATGATGCCGTGGCTTCTTCCATCGTAGCACAGTTGCTCTTCCTTGAGGCAGAAGATCCTGAAAAAGATATTTATCTCTACATCAACTCTCCAGGTGGTGTGATTACCAGTGGTTTTAGTATTTACGATACGATGAATTACATCAAACCCGATATTAGTACGATCTGTATTGGTCAAGCTGCTTCCATGGGAGCATTTTTACTCAGTTCTGGCACCAAAGGGAAGCGCTATGCACTTCCTAATGCACGTATTATGATTCACCAACCCTTAGGTGGTGCACAAGGGCAAGCAACGGATATTGAAATTCAGGCTAAAGAAATTTTACGTATGAAACAGGTACTCAATGAGATTTTAGCTGCAAATTGTAATCAAAAATTGCCTAAAATTATTAAAGATACGGAACGTGACTTTTTTATGAGCGCAGAAGAGTCATGTACCTATGGTCTCATCGACAAAGTGCTTGATAAAAGTTTTAAATAATTAACATCATAAGAAGGTAAGCAATGGTTCGTTTCAATAAAGAAAAAGGGAATGTGGGTGTATATAATATTGACACCAAAGATGATGTCATAGAACAAGCCCCCCCACCTATTCTCAAAGAGCCTGTTGTACCCTCTTCATCTAACAATGAACTTGATAAATTTGCAGCCCTTGTCTTAAAAGTAATGGGGGATGAAAGTATCCCTCCTACCCCCATTAATTTTCAAATTTATTTTGACAAACTCCTAGAAAGTAAACCTAGTGCATTTAAAAAGCGTATTAATGACTTCTTAGAACTTGAAAACAACAACAATGATGAAAGTCACGCACGCATTGAGCAAGAGATTAAAGAAGGATTTGCTCAAGTTAAAAATATTATGCAAGTTGTCTCTACGGTCTACCGTAATCTTAATGTGATGCAAGACATTATTAAAAAACGCTCAACGCAACTTGAAACGAATCCTAGTTTCCTAGCAACTCAAAATATTATTTCTTCATTGGGCGAAGACTTGAAGAAGATGTTCGAACTTACTACCAAACAAATTGATTTACTCAAAGGGTATTATCAAAAAACAACAACTATTCTCCAAGAAGTCGATAGTCAATCGATTTTTGATGCAAAATTTGGTATTTATAATAGACGCTATCTTGTTAAATCGCTTAAAGATGAAATTAAACTGATTAAAACCTATGCACACCCTAGTACACTTGTATTGGCTCGAGTAAAAGAGAGTTCTTTAGAAAAAATTGCTAATAAACGTGAAAAAGATACCATCGTGCGTAACATTGCGAAACTCCTTCTTAAGACATCTCGCAGAAGTGATGTCGTGGCTCATTTTGGCGATGGTACACTGGCAATGATTTTAAAGCATACCGATTTAACTTCGGCCAAAAAAGCGTGTGACCGTATCAGCGAGCTTGTCTATCAAACAAGCTTTTTCGTAGGAAGTTCAGAAATTGAAACCGATATAGAACTTGCTATTACCGCACTGGATACAGAGCACAGCATAGAAGAATTTTTAGCATCTTCCCTTGAAGGCTTACCTAAAACAGGAAAAGAACTTGTGCCTTATATTGTCTGCACCCCCTTGCATGAAAGTGAGGCGCAATGATTCGTGAGATTTTAGTTTATCCCAATAAAATACTCAGAGAAATCTCACGTGACGTCATACATTTTGATTTGAGTTTACATGAACTTTTAGATGACATGTATGAAACGATGGTGGCAAAAGAGGGGATTGGACTTGCAGCCATTCAAATTGGTGTGCCACTCAATGTCCTTCTTATTAATTTAGTAGACGAACAAGGGCTTCAAAAAAAAGAGAATCTTTACGAAATTATAAATCCTCTTATTGTTGAAAAAGATGGCTCTACTGTCTACCAAGAAGGGTGTTTAAGCGTCCCTGGGTATTACGATGAAGTAACCCGAGCAGAGCATATAAAACTTCGCTTTCATGACCGTATGGGCGTGATGCATGAAGAAGAGTTTAGTGAGTTAATGGCAATTGCGGTACAGCACGAAATGGATCATCTTAAAGGGCATCTTTTTATTGAAAAACTCTCCTATCTAAAACGTAAAAAATTTGAAAAAGAGTGGAAAAAAAAGTACAAAGCAGGTAAATAGTTGTGGAAGAAGCCGTTGAACTCTCCAGAGTGAAACATGCCAAATGTGCGACATTATACGGCAATAAAGCCCATGAAGTTGCCGTTGAGTCCACCCTGGTGAGAGCCCTTCCTGGCTTTAGTATTGTAGGCATGGCGGACCAATCCATTCAAGAATCTCGTGAGCGTATTAAATCTGCACTTTCGAGCATTCGCTTTGAATTTCCCTCTCAAAAAATCACTATTAATCTCTCGCCCTCGGACTTGAAAAAAGAGGGAAGCCACTTTGATTTAGTCATTGCACTGCTTATTGCGATTCAAAAAGAGCGTTTTACATGTAAGGATTTTTTTATTTTTGGTGAATTAGGGCTGGATGGAAAAATTAAAAAAACCAATGCCATTTTTCCCATTATTCTTTCCTTAGCAGCACACATCCCGAATCTTCGTGTTTTAGTACCAAACGCTCTACTTCCAAAAATCGAGCAAATCCCACATATTCAAGCCTTTGGTGTTGAAACCCTGCACGAGGCAGTTCTTTTTTTTAAAGAAAAACGCTATCAATCAGAACAAGCTAAACTAGTGCGCCCTTTGTGCGAAAACAGCCTTGACATCCAAGGAAAATCCTATTTCTACGCTAGCGAATTTCCTTTTGATTTTAGCGATGTATTAGGACAACACCGAGCCAAACGTGCCTTGATGATTGCCGCTGCTGGGATGCATAACCTTCTGATGGAAGGAAGCCCTGGGTGTGGTAAAAGTATGAGTATTAAACGCTTACGCTATATTTTACCCCCTCAAAGTATTGAGGAAATTTTAGAATCCAATGCCTACTATTCTTTGCACGAAGAGGAGCGTGAACTAAGCCCACTTCGCCCTTTTCGCTCTCCCCACCATACTTCCTCACGACCCTCTATTTTTGGGGGAGGAAGTACCCATGCCCAAGCGGGTGAAATTGCTTTAGCGCATAATGGTGTGCTTTTTTTTGATGAATTTCCTAACTTCTCAAAAGCGGTTTTAGAGAGTTTACGAGAGCCATTAGAAGATCACCGTGTGCTTATTTCTCGTGTCAATACCAAAATAAGTTACGCTACGAAATTTCTTTTTGCTGCGGCTCAAAACCCTTGCCCTTGTGGCAATCTTTTCAGCAAAACCCATGAATGCCGTTGCTCTGAAGTCGAAATCAATCGCTACAAAAACCGCATTTCTGAACCCATTATGGATCGCATTGATCTGTACATTCAAATGAGTGAAGAGCACTCTAAAGAGCAAGGACTTAGCTCAAAAGAGATGTTTACACACATCCTAGAAGCCTTTAAAATGCAAAAAAATCGTGGACAAAATGAACTCAATGGTAAACTGAACGAACAAGACACCCTACGTTTTTGCACACTTAATGATGAGGCGCAAGAGCGTTTAGAGATGGCACAAAACCATTTAGGGTTGAGCCAAAGAAGTGTGCATAAAGTCTTACGTATGGCTCGTACCATTGCCGATATGGCACAAAGTGAGCGCATCCACCAAGAACACTTGCTTGAAGCTTTAAGTTTTCGTAAACGCTAGGAGACGCCATGCATTACGCCTATGAAGAGACCCATACTTTGGATGAACGTTGTTACACACACTTTTCACTCAGCCCTGAAATTTTAATGGAACATGCAGGATTAGCCCTTGCTTCTGCAGTGAAAAAAAAGCTTACATGTAAAAAAAATGCCCTTTTTATCTGTGGCTCAGGAAATAATGGTGCAGATGGAATGGTTGCAGCACGTCTTTTACATGGAAAATTCAACGTCGCACTCTATCTTCCATCGCAGGTAAAATCCCCTCTGGCACAGCTTCAACTGGAGCGTGCAAAAAAGCTAGGTGTACCTATTGTTGAGACGTTAATAGATGCCGATGTTTACGTCGATGCCCTCTTTGGCTCAGGGCTGAATCGTCCTTTGGAGAGCGTTACATGTAAGCTACTTGAAGCACTGAACACCCAAAAAGGCTACAAAATTGCCTGCGATATTCCCAGTGGTATTCTAAATGACCTCACGCTGAGTTCTACCATTTTTCATGCCCATGAAACGATTGTGATGGGCGCTTTAAAACTTTGCCTTCTCAATGACACCCTAAAAGATGCGGTAGGGAAAATCCGTGTTGCCTCTTTAGGCATAACACGCAAAGCCTATGAAGTGCCCTCACCTTTTTTTGTGTTACAGAAAAAAGACCTCAAACTCCCTTTTCGTACTCAAAAAAATAGCAACAAAGGCTCTTTTGGTCATGTAGCGATTCTTCAAGGCACGAAAGAAGGGGCTGCCCATTTAGCAGGTATAGGCGCTTTTCATTTTGGTGCAGGATTGGTCAGTCTTATTGGTGAAAAAATAAAAAAACTTCCCGTCTATCTTATGCACACGCCCACGCTTCCCAAAAATGCTTCGGTCATTTTAGCAGGTATGGGGCTGGAAATGCCTTTTGATGCAACATGGGTCAAACATCTTTTGCTTTCAAACGATTTACCGCTTGTCATTGATGCATCCTTATGTCACCATGAACTCATAGTAGAGCTTTTAAACTCTCAAAAACCACTCGTCCTCACACCCCATCCCAAAGAATTTAGCTCTATTTTATCCTTTACATGTAAAGAAAAAATACGTGTTGAAGAGATTCAATCTAACCGCTTCTTCTATGCAAAACAATTTAGTGAAATATTCCCCCATGTGGTTTTAGTGCTCAAGGGAGCAAACACGATCATTGCGCACAAGGGTGAACTTTTTATCAATACCTATGGCACGCCCTCCCTTGCTAAAGGAGGCAGTGGCGATGTTTTAGCGGGAATGATTGGTGCCTTGATTGCACAAGGTTATTCCCTAAAAGATGCTGCCATTCACGCCTCTTTAGCGCATGCTCTCGTTTCGAAAAAACTTACATGTAATAATTTTGCACTTACCCCGCTTGATATTTGTAAAGGTCTTAAATGCTTATAAAAAAAATCGCTATTCTCTTTAGTGGAACAGGCAGTAACCTTGAAAAACTGCTTGAATTTCTCTATCAAACCTCTTTTGAACACGCCAAAATAGAAGTTGCCCTCACCATTTGCAATCGCCCTGACGCACAAGGTATTGAAAAAGCCAGACGTTTTGGTCTTGAACCATTGATTATCGACCATACACGCTATGCTAGCCGTGAAGCCTTTGATGAAGCTCTGGTGGAAGCTATCGCCCAAAGTGGTGCTGAACTGACCGTTTTAGCAGGCTTTATGCGTATTTTAACCCCCATTTTTACACGTCATGTGAAAGCCATCAACCTACACCCCTCTTTGCTTCCCCTTTTTAAAGGTGGCAATGCGATACAAGAGAGTTTTGATTCTCCCATGAAAGTTGCTGGCATTAGTGTGCATTATGTCAGTGAAGAGCTTGATGGCGGTGACATCATCGCACAACGCTGTTTTACAAAATATGAGGGTATGAGTTTTGAAGCGTTTGAAAATAAAATTCACGCACTAGAGCACGAGCTTTTACCGCAAACTGTCAAAAACTTACTCGATAAAAAATAAGAAGAAACACTGAGCATAAAATATTACGATGATGTTAA harbors:
- a CDS encoding molybdopterin synthase catalytic subunit yields the protein MLELHDGSLHVKHILASWYDQISDKNYGAFIPFVGIVRDEDGIEGLSFDIYEPILKSWFDAWQTKAKAQNATLLMAHSRGDVPNHTSSYIAAVVSPKRKVALKMINDFVEDFKANAPIWKYDLIDGKRIYAKERSHLLQGHGLLKADA
- a CDS encoding MoaD/ThiS family protein — translated: MAKVEFLGPIGRPSIEVDIVNLTELKTLFQDDKELQEWLAICAVALNDTLVCTLDMPVTSNDKISLLPPVCGG
- a CDS encoding iron-sulfur cluster assembly scaffold protein NifU, translated to MGKNSLIGGSIWEEYSQKVQDLMNNPKNMGQLTEEDAKNMGGKLIIADFGAESCGDAVRLYWIVDEATEVIKAAKFKSFGCGTAIASSDTMAELCIGKTVSEAVKITNIDVEKAMRDNPDIPAVPPQKMHCSVMAYDVIKAAAASFKGVDAASFEDEIIVCECARVSLGTIKEVIRLNNLTTVEEITNYTKAGAFCKSCVKPGGHEDREYYLVDILKDTRAEMEHDRLLAISNAQVEGGSSIAFEELTVVKKFQQIEAVIDENIRPMLVMDGGNLEILDIKEGDDGMTDVYIRYLGACSGCASSSTGTLFAIEAVLQEKLSKNIRILPI
- a CDS encoding NifS family cysteine desulfurase, with product MRVYLDNNATTIVDPKVFADMVPYFCQMYGNPNSLHEFGSESHPALRKAMDQLYAGINASDDDDIVITSCATESNNWVLKSIYNDYILNGEKNHIITSEVEHPAVGATCKFLESLGVKVTYLPVNTDGIINVEDLKNALTDKTALVSIMWANNETGMLFPIEEIGALCKEKGVLFHTDAVQAIGKVAVDVKKANVDFLSFSAHKFHGPKGVGGLYIRNGQVLSPFFHGGEHMGGRRSGTLNVAGIVGMGRAMELAVEALDFEKSSVRYLRDKLEDALLQIPETFVVGTKEQRVPNTILISVKGIEGEAMLWDLNQNGIGASTGSACASEALESNSVMEAIGAEADLAHTALRLSLSRFTTEAEIDYAIDIINKAVVRLRAISSTYAYAPEWHVSKL
- the fliI gene encoding flagellar protein export ATPase FliI, with product MPLSRLKTKLQAKSLSPMFGTITKISSTTIEACGLRPSIGDIVNLVSLDSPKSELGMVTEVDRNAFFISPFGFIEGFKIGDKVFISEQGMMIPVGEELLGRVVDPFIRPKDGKGTIGASSQAPIMKAPLDAMKRGLITEPFRVGVKTIDGLLTCGKGQKMGIFAGSGVGKSTLMGMIVRGSEAPIKVVALIGERGREVPEFIEKNLGGNLENTVIIVATSDDSPLMRKYGAFSAMSVAEYFKNQGRDVLFMMDSVTRFAMAQREIGLALGEPPTSKGYPPSVLSLLPQLMERAGKEEGKGSITAFFTVLVEGDDLSDPIADQSRSILDGHIVLSRELTDYGIYPPINIQNSASRVMGDVIDGDHKKAAMRFKRLNSILKENEVLIRIGAYEKGNDKELDLAIAKKEKMNGFLQQTPEEVVAFDVTINELKQIIA
- the folE gene encoding GTP cyclohydrolase I FolE encodes the protein MHRKEEFEQAVKTMLEIIGENTEREGLLKTPTRVFKAYEYMTQGYHQSPNEVLGEALFESDNNQMVLIKDIEFYSMCEHHLLPIIGRAHVAYIPDGKVVGLSKIPRMVDIFARRLQIQEQLTEQIAKAIDDVIAPKGVGVVIQARHMCMEMRGVEKTHSNTTTSALRGLFLKADTRKEFFDIINAPQANRY
- the tig gene encoding trigger factor; its protein translation is MQIKVNRTNSANAAVEATISPALLQKKEDKLVASAASNMKVDGFRKGKVPAHVVKARYGKQLKDDAQTEALRDLYTQALAELNVTADLVVGEPSFSKFEEKEGGLELIMKLSFKPSVNVEGYKECVPEYKAPKVTKKEMSERLQKTLALIADLKTVEEKRAVKSGDFVVIDFEGFLDGVAFEGGKAEGYTLEIGSNSFIPGFEEGIVGMKAGKEKEIQLTFPENYGNKDLAGKPTVFKVTVKEIKVKDVPETPSEEMIKKLLPGVENASLEVLEEQIETEIRNEKLAKLFNEEVKPQFVENVLAKIALDLPENIVDQEIDLQMRGVFGKMDEATIKEYSENPEKIKEKREEFRNDAEKSVKLTFIVDELARQENIVVNDQEVLQMIYFEAMQQGANPKEYLEFYQKQGVLPAIKMSIIEERLFNQLFTKGK
- the clpP gene encoding ATP-dependent Clp endopeptidase proteolytic subunit ClpP — encoded protein: MSYYVPVVIEKTGRGERSYDIYSRLLKDRIIMLSGEINDAVASSIVAQLLFLEAEDPEKDIYLYINSPGGVITSGFSIYDTMNYIKPDISTICIGQAASMGAFLLSSGTKGKRYALPNARIMIHQPLGGAQGQATDIEIQAKEILRMKQVLNEILAANCNQKLPKIIKDTERDFFMSAEESCTYGLIDKVLDKSFK
- a CDS encoding GGDEF domain-containing protein — protein: MVRFNKEKGNVGVYNIDTKDDVIEQAPPPILKEPVVPSSSNNELDKFAALVLKVMGDESIPPTPINFQIYFDKLLESKPSAFKKRINDFLELENNNNDESHARIEQEIKEGFAQVKNIMQVVSTVYRNLNVMQDIIKKRSTQLETNPSFLATQNIISSLGEDLKKMFELTTKQIDLLKGYYQKTTTILQEVDSQSIFDAKFGIYNRRYLVKSLKDEIKLIKTYAHPSTLVLARVKESSLEKIANKREKDTIVRNIAKLLLKTSRRSDVVAHFGDGTLAMILKHTDLTSAKKACDRISELVYQTSFFVGSSEIETDIELAITALDTEHSIEEFLASSLEGLPKTGKELVPYIVCTPLHESEAQ
- the def gene encoding peptide deformylase; this encodes MIREILVYPNKILREISRDVIHFDLSLHELLDDMYETMVAKEGIGLAAIQIGVPLNVLLINLVDEQGLQKKENLYEIINPLIVEKDGSTVYQEGCLSVPGYYDEVTRAEHIKLRFHDRMGVMHEEEFSELMAIAVQHEMDHLKGHLFIEKLSYLKRKKFEKEWKKKYKAGK
- a CDS encoding YifB family Mg chelatase-like AAA ATPase → MKHAKCATLYGNKAHEVAVESTLVRALPGFSIVGMADQSIQESRERIKSALSSIRFEFPSQKITINLSPSDLKKEGSHFDLVIALLIAIQKERFTCKDFFIFGELGLDGKIKKTNAIFPIILSLAAHIPNLRVLVPNALLPKIEQIPHIQAFGVETLHEAVLFFKEKRYQSEQAKLVRPLCENSLDIQGKSYFYASEFPFDFSDVLGQHRAKRALMIAAAGMHNLLMEGSPGCGKSMSIKRLRYILPPQSIEEILESNAYYSLHEEERELSPLRPFRSPHHTSSRPSIFGGGSTHAQAGEIALAHNGVLFFDEFPNFSKAVLESLREPLEDHRVLISRVNTKISYATKFLFAAAQNPCPCGNLFSKTHECRCSEVEINRYKNRISEPIMDRIDLYIQMSEEHSKEQGLSSKEMFTHILEAFKMQKNRGQNELNGKLNEQDTLRFCTLNDEAQERLEMAQNHLGLSQRSVHKVLRMARTIADMAQSERIHQEHLLEALSFRKR